CTAGCGTTGAATaaatgtgcagtgtgtgtgtgtctgcacagTGAGCTCACCAGAGCAGATGTTCACTGAACGACACACTGAGGAAATGCTTCACCGTTTTAATCCCCGCTCTCTTTATTTTAGCTTCTCTCAGTCCGGCCTCACTCTGCTGGCTTGCACAATATTTTGCTGGTAGTCAAAACAGAATTGGATTGGTTTATTATCTTTCAATTAGCTCTGAAACAGACAGTCTGCGTGATCTCTGGCTCTCTGTAGAGTACGAGATTGTGCAGGTCAAAGATCACATAGACTTCTGCTTTAGTCAGACATTCGTGTAGACATGAAGGACTAAACAATTTGTGCATTAAAATGTACACTCAAATTGATTACAATCCCAATTGActttttaaactaaatgaaaatcaaGCTACCTATTGTTTTgctatatttgactatatattatatagtttatagaattattttatgaatattcTATTAtagaattataatatataaagcTTTAATTTACTATAAACAATTCTttaattgcaataaaaataaagttagcaCAAATGACTAACAGTCTCAGTTCATGATTTAACAAGTCTTCGTGATGTCAACAAAATCTCCTGTTGGGTAAGgcagaatttatttttttaattaagctttttttaaacaacagtgCCATCTAGTGATTTAAACTTCCATTCAAAACGTACAAAAGCTTTTATTCTGCAAGTATGATTTGAATTGAGTAACAAATACGGCGTTAAAAGACGTATATAATGTTACAGCTAATTTTATtatatgcagtttttattttatacgTTAAAGAGTCCTGAAAGAGTGTCTCTCAATTTcgacaaaaaagaaaaactgctaactttttaaaacttgatactgataaatatttttaataataacagaataccttataaataatatcaatatatcattatattattattaataataataacaataataataataatataaaaagagaataaaactgtattttaaattataataatgtttcacaaaatttgtgttttttattttctgtattttcgaTCAAATTAACAGAAAGTAAATATGACcccaaaacatttaaattaatataatacatttaacttaatatatttatttcaaataataatatattataatacaacaacaacaacaacaattcagTAGCCATAATATAGTATAgcatataatacataatacaagTACATAATATAGTTTTGATCTTACCCAGGATTCTGCAACCTTTTAGCAATTAAgtgtcattttttaataaatataatgttcAGATATCAAATATCAAATCTTATATTTGAAACTTATTGATTCATGTTACCCCGCATGAGGAATCACAAGCCTTTTGGGGTATCAAACAAGTATTGTAAAGATTATTTcaagtttatattttaaaacatactaTCAAAGTATCATGGAGCCATACGCCTGTGGTAAACTAAACAACTTCCTACTCTAACTTCTGTTATCTAGTTACAtgcattttataaaatacaattcacaTTTAAGTAATTTCCGGCATCATGTTAGGGCAGCATAACTTAGGCTTGCTACAGCATGGCGCAGCATTGATCTGCATCaagcttaaaataaatacataattacacACTTTACACACATAGTATTTATAGCTCATCATAACTTAATAAAACAGGCTCTGCAACTCCTTGAACTGCTTTTCTAGTGCTCTGTTGACCTCTGCATTAAATTAGGGAGGAATAAaatgaaattcataaaagtttataaCCACTAAATgaagtaaatagtgagaaatttttccaaccttgttcctggagaaCTATCCagcagaattcagctccaaccctgttcaaacacacctaaaccatcccaggtagcaaagaattctggcccagatttggcataaatttggcacagcaggcattcatctggcagtggcatacagcatgtgggccaaacatgggcctggtttggcagaggtgtcaccgtctttaaggtccagtcatgtactgtaattcactgcggcatgtgggccaagcaacagctgattgtgtgggccagagctgggccagagatattttgctatgtgggatatAATTAtgagcagcacttgataattagaGACAGGTGTGTTTGTTCAGGGTTGTAACTGAAatttgcaggaaggtagatctccaggaacaaggttggtgACCACTGCTTTAGACAAAAGGATCACAGTGTGAGTGCAAACTGAACATATTAGGAACATATCAAATAACCCGAAGTCTTATTCATATACAAGTTCAATAAAACCTCTAAAGATCAACATTTCGTACGAGTAAAATTAGATACCTTCCTTAGCAGCTTTCAGACATGTTGGCTGTACATTATTTTATGTAACGTGCACTAGCAGTGTACTGAGTTAAATAAGATAACTACATGGCTTGAAGGGATACCCATAAagaaaatgacctcatcatttactctccctcaagtggttttaaacctttttgagactctattttttgtttaaacacaaaagaagatattttgaaaaatgctagttGATGGTATCCATTGACTTGAATTGGTAAAAATGACTATGGAAGTCGATAGGTACCATAACCCAGCATTATACTTCTTTCATGTTCAATGGAATATAGAAacacataaatgtttaaaaccacacaaggaAGTGTAAAtggtgaggtaattttcattttggtgtgaactatAGCTTTAAGGTTAAGTTCAGGAGTCATGAGGTTATCCAGTTTAAATAATGACTATGatatgtatagtatagtatgtacATGCAAAACTGTATTGTTAAATTGAGTGCTACTGGCATTTAGACCATTCAAATGTAGACTTTTGCTGAGCAAGATTGTTATATTTGTAAAAAGTTTTTCAAACGTGTCTTTTTTTCATTCTGACTAGGAGCTCCATCAATTTCATCTGCTATCTGGGCCGGAGGCACACGAGGATGAAGGCGgctgtaataaactgccagaaaAATCAGTCCTATTGAattcgaaaataaaataaaaagtattatggGCAGGAAATAGTCCGTGCCTTCAGACTCCGGTTTAAGCAGAGCCAACAATATGGGTGCGGAAAGATTTTCAGTTACGCTGAATATGTAATACACAGTCATGGGGACTTTAGTGTTCTGTCCCCTAATgttaaaaaaggtaaaaatgaGAATAAATCCAACTATGGCTCGATAGATCCATTCAAGGACTCGTGAAGTGCAGAAATCAGTCTCTTCCAAAAATGCCCAGGTGGTTCCCACCAGCCAAACAAGCGCTATTGCTGGAATGGTGAAGTAGGAGAGCATGAGGAAGAGCGTCAGGCTGAGGATTCGAGGAGTGATGGTGAAGATTTTGTAGAACAGGTAGATGGCTGTTGGGCTTCCAGATGGCATTTCATTTGCATACGCTAAAGAGGACCGTAAGCAGCGTCGATAATCCACAGTTGACCAGGCTATAGTGACGAAAGACATGGCCATGCTGATGTCtgaaatatatagatttttaaaaaattacaatcaGTGTAATTGTGTAACAACACAAAAATGCAAGATATTTTGAGAACGCTTTATTTTGATAatcctttaacacattttgttgattataagtaacattgcaactacatgacaacttattctcattagagTATAAAGTAAACTGTAaagttagagttagtgtaagttaatttgtattttatgttgagGGAGCAGCagatacaaccccaaatcagaaaaggttgggacagtatggaaaactcaaataaaaaaaggaaagaagcgaattctaaatttactttaacttgtatttcaatggagacaatacaacaaacattatttatgtgttgctcatgtttttgtttgtttgtttgtttgtttgtttgtttgtttgtttgtttgttttttaaactcaACACTTAAACGCGTTTTCCATAATTATAACATAATTTAAAGAtacaaggaatctggaggaatttcagtgcgtaaaggacaagggcacaagcTTAAACTGATCTACCGTGTTTTCAGATCCCTCAtacggcactgcatcaagaatcattttTTCATCTACAAGTGATTTCACCACATAGGCTCGGGATTtgtttggcaaacctttgtcaagtaccacaatacatagttacatccacatatgccagttaaaactgtactgtgccagaAGGAAGcgctatgttaacagtgtccaaaagcGCCGTCATTTTCTCTGGGCTCACAGatatctgggatggaccatcacacagtagaAATGTACTGTGGTCAATcaatatttcaggtattttttgggagaaccAGATAATGTGTGCTCCAAACCAATGAAGAAAAGGTTCATCCAgattgttaccagcaacaagtccaacttgcacttctgtgatggtacaattaatgctgaaaaatacatagagattttggagcacaatatgttgCTTTCTTTTCAAGGGACTaaaaggaagaggatacaggtacttgactggcctgcctgcagtcctgacatgtctacaatagagaatgtgtggcgcattttgaagtgtAATATGCAACAACAAAGACCACCTTTGCTGgaaaaatgggacaaaattacaccttaaATACTTCAACACTTGGTGTCTtcattttttacgttaagtaaAAGTTTTGTGCGTTCAAGCATAAACAGGCATATGATGCTTCAAACTGAATTTGGTTACTAGTCAACAACTACTTCAAGAACAGCTACTTCACTAACATG
This window of the Danio aesculapii chromosome 24, fDanAes4.1, whole genome shotgun sequence genome carries:
- the xkr9 gene encoding XK-related protein 9; protein product: MTAFGEGFRWLCTLFGFIFYLGDIGSDILLSVQYFRSGHVTWAALTLTFVLVASVTVQTFSYAWFKDDNKESQKNVKCNPTCCLIGIHLLQIGICSRYLQFLKKKFKALCSRQMDDEEKNYAIGLAADLSMLRMFETFLESVPQLTLQTYIILEHNHRSNLQYISMAMSFVTIAWSTVDYRRCLRSSLAYANEMPSGSPTAIYLFYKIFTITPRILSLTLFLMLSYFTIPAIALVWLVGTTWAFLEETDFCTSRVLEWIYRAIVGFILIFTFFNIRGQNTKVPMTVYYIFSVTENLSAPILLALLKPESEGTDYFLPIILFILFSNSIGLIFLAVYYSRLHPRVPPAQIADEIDGAPSQNEKKTRLKNFLQI